From Enterococcus mediterraneensis, the proteins below share one genomic window:
- a CDS encoding DUF951 domain-containing protein, translating to MYDLGDIVEMKKPHACQANRWEIIRMGADIKIKCTNCGHIVMMTRRDFEKKMKKILEKKV from the coding sequence ATGTATGATTTGGGAGATATCGTAGAAATGAAAAAGCCCCATGCCTGCCAAGCCAATCGCTGGGAGATCATTCGGATGGGTGCTGATATCAAAATAAAATGTACCAATTGCGGACACATCGTCATGATGACCCGCCGCGATTTTGAAAAGAAAATGAAAAAAATCCTAGAAAAGAAAGTGTGA
- a CDS encoding FusB/FusC family EF-G-binding protein, which translates to MQPTIKPHQYFALKKQVDQLINAYQSVNDRKTIETMQALTVEKIEAIAVEKTAIIEELLAFIMDTSLTKARAERFFDDFKENVIPFKAPSAKQVEKVFRKAKKLKVPNWESMDLRENSYIGWNDPGSQKKFILLYQDDKLTGISGQFSPNHLKNICAICHHTSEVAMFLATTKSGGDGTYTKKGNYICVDSQECNHNLYDLETLDHFIEQVK; encoded by the coding sequence ATGCAACCAACAATAAAACCACACCAATATTTTGCACTGAAAAAACAAGTCGATCAACTGATCAACGCGTATCAATCAGTTAATGACCGGAAAACGATCGAAACGATGCAGGCATTGACTGTAGAAAAAATCGAAGCCATCGCTGTTGAAAAGACTGCCATCATAGAAGAATTGCTGGCATTCATCATGGATACTTCATTGACCAAAGCCCGAGCTGAGCGTTTCTTTGATGATTTCAAAGAAAATGTCATCCCATTTAAAGCACCTAGCGCAAAACAAGTAGAAAAAGTTTTCCGCAAAGCGAAAAAGCTGAAGGTACCAAATTGGGAAAGCATGGACCTGCGGGAAAATTCATATATCGGCTGGAACGATCCCGGCAGTCAGAAAAAGTTCATCCTTTTGTATCAGGATGATAAACTAACAGGGATCTCAGGACAATTTTCGCCGAATCATTTGAAGAATATCTGTGCGATCTGCCACCATACTTCAGAAGTCGCTATGTTTTTAGCGACTACTAAATCCGGCGGCGACGGCACCTATACGAAAAAAGGCAACTATATTTGTGTCGACAGCCAAGAATGCAACCACAATCTTTATGATTTGGAAACACTGGATCATTTCATTGAACAAGTCAAATAG
- a CDS encoding ParA family protein — MGRIISVANQKGGVGKTTTTVNLGACLAYVGKKILLVDIDAQGNATSGVGIRKPDVSKDIYDVLVNEEPIKNAILPSSRENLDIVPATIQLAGAEIELTSMMARESRLKLALEEVKDDYDYIFIDCPPSLGHLTINAFTASDSILIPVQCEYYALEGLSQLLNTVRLVQKHFNPTLKIEGVLLTMYDARTNLGAEVVEEVRRYFQEKVYDTIIPRNIRLSEAPSHGLSIIDYDLRSKGAEVYQALAKEVLAREK; from the coding sequence ATGGGAAGAATAATTTCTGTCGCAAATCAAAAAGGCGGCGTCGGTAAAACGACGACGACTGTAAATCTAGGTGCTTGTTTGGCATATGTCGGCAAAAAGATTTTGCTGGTAGATATTGATGCCCAAGGTAATGCGACAAGCGGTGTCGGTATCCGCAAGCCAGATGTCAGCAAAGATATCTATGATGTATTGGTCAACGAAGAACCGATCAAAAACGCGATCTTGCCAAGTTCGCGTGAAAATCTCGACATCGTACCGGCAACGATCCAATTAGCCGGTGCCGAAATCGAATTGACCTCCATGATGGCTAGAGAATCCCGCTTGAAATTAGCGTTGGAAGAAGTCAAAGATGATTACGATTATATCTTTATCGATTGTCCGCCTTCTCTGGGACATTTGACGATCAATGCTTTTACTGCCAGCGATTCTATCTTGATCCCTGTCCAATGCGAGTATTATGCGCTGGAAGGATTGAGTCAACTGCTGAATACCGTTCGTTTGGTCCAAAAGCATTTCAATCCAACATTGAAGATCGAAGGCGTTTTGTTGACCATGTATGATGCCCGCACGAATCTGGGAGCTGAAGTGGTGGAAGAAGTTCGCCGCTATTTCCAAGAAAAAGTTTACGACACCATCATCCCAAGGAACATTCGTCTGTCCGAAGCACCAAGCCACGGACTGTCGATCATTGATTACGATCTGCGTTCTAAAGGTGCTGAAGTTTATCAAGCTCTAGCAAAGGAAGTGTTAGCTCGTGAAAAATAA
- a CDS encoding MFS transporter, with translation MEDKLFNKGFISITVINFIVFLVYYLLMVIIAVIAQDHLGATPGQAGFASGIYIIGTLLARLYVGKKIELFGRKAVLRYGAVFYLLTTLAYLYMPTIYTMYAVRFLNGFAYGAVSTATNAIVTAYIPASKNGEGINYYGLSTSLAAAIGPFIGMILLNTTNFYFIIGFSAVLVALTTIGCFFMPVKNITLTDEHRALLNKWTLNSFVEYKVLFISFIAFLIGLAYSSVLAFLSSYAQVIHLVTASSFFFVVYASVITVTRPLSGRIFDAKGENYVMYPSYLFLTLGLVVLGFTSSSWMLLLAGAFIGLGYGTFMSNGQAICLKKVDSHRIGIALSTYFIGLDLGLGVGPYVMGELRSLLSFSGLYLFSAVIPVVCAILYKLFYKKSGPKPETVPESVVE, from the coding sequence ATGGAAGACAAATTATTCAACAAAGGATTTATTAGTATCACTGTTATCAATTTTATCGTATTTTTGGTTTATTATCTCTTAATGGTCATCATCGCTGTAATCGCCCAAGACCATTTAGGCGCAACTCCTGGACAAGCCGGTTTTGCTTCTGGAATCTACATCATCGGAACACTATTGGCTCGGCTTTATGTTGGTAAAAAAATCGAACTTTTCGGACGTAAAGCGGTCTTGCGTTATGGCGCAGTCTTTTATCTATTGACTACTCTTGCTTACTTATATATGCCAACGATCTATACAATGTATGCTGTCCGTTTCTTGAACGGTTTTGCTTACGGCGCTGTTTCAACTGCGACAAATGCTATCGTTACTGCTTATATTCCCGCATCTAAAAATGGTGAAGGAATCAATTATTACGGATTGAGCACCAGTTTAGCTGCTGCGATCGGACCTTTCATCGGCATGATTTTATTGAATACTACTAATTTTTATTTTATCATCGGTTTTTCAGCAGTTCTTGTAGCATTGACGACGATCGGTTGTTTCTTCATGCCAGTCAAAAATATCACATTGACGGATGAACATCGAGCACTTTTGAACAAATGGACATTGAACAGCTTCGTAGAATATAAAGTATTGTTCATCTCATTTATCGCTTTCTTGATCGGTTTGGCTTATTCCAGCGTATTGGCATTTTTATCTTCTTACGCACAAGTCATCCATTTAGTGACTGCCAGCTCATTCTTCTTTGTCGTTTACGCATCAGTCATCACTGTGACTCGTCCTTTATCTGGTCGGATCTTTGATGCCAAAGGCGAAAACTATGTAATGTATCCTAGCTATCTGTTCTTGACGTTAGGTTTGGTTGTATTAGGTTTCACTTCTTCCAGCTGGATGCTTTTATTAGCTGGTGCCTTCATTGGATTAGGATATGGAACATTTATGTCAAACGGCCAAGCTATCTGTTTGAAAAAAGTCGACAGCCATCGGATCGGTATCGCACTGTCCACTTACTTTATCGGATTAGATCTTGGATTAGGCGTTGGTCCTTATGTCATGGGTGAATTACGCAGCCTGCTGTCATTCTCCGGATTGTATCTATTTTCCGCAGTGATCCCTGTTGTCTGCGCAATTCTTTACAAACTGTTTTACAAAAAAAGCGGACCTAAACCTGAAACAGTTCCCGAATCAGTAGTGGAATAA
- the rsmG gene encoding 16S rRNA (guanine(527)-N(7))-methyltransferase RsmG encodes MLPEEFRQQLAQQNIVLDDKQMAQFQRYFELLVEWNEKMNLTAITQQKEVYLKHFYDSLTLAMTDDFTPQASLCDVGAGAGFPSIPLKIAFPELSVTIVDSLNKRITFLDHLVTELDLKDVQLHHDRGETFGQNKQFRESFDYVTARAVARLNILAELCLPLVKKNGSFFALKAAKSEEELKEAQTAIKLLGGKFIEEKAIFLPITGDERHIIVIEKKKETPKKYPRKPGVPNKQPIK; translated from the coding sequence ATGTTACCAGAAGAATTTCGACAACAACTAGCGCAGCAAAATATCGTTTTGGACGATAAACAAATGGCGCAATTCCAACGTTATTTCGAACTTTTAGTCGAATGGAACGAAAAAATGAATCTAACGGCGATCACTCAGCAAAAAGAAGTCTATCTCAAGCATTTTTATGATTCTTTGACGTTGGCGATGACTGATGATTTTACACCGCAAGCATCTCTTTGTGATGTCGGTGCCGGTGCTGGATTTCCCAGCATCCCATTGAAGATCGCTTTTCCAGAGCTTTCGGTGACGATCGTGGATTCATTGAATAAACGGATCACATTCCTTGACCACTTAGTGACAGAGTTGGATCTGAAAGATGTCCAGCTTCACCATGACCGTGGAGAAACTTTCGGACAAAACAAACAGTTCCGAGAATCATTCGATTACGTGACTGCGCGAGCCGTGGCACGACTGAATATATTGGCAGAACTGTGCCTGCCGCTGGTGAAGAAAAACGGCAGCTTTTTTGCTTTGAAAGCAGCCAAGAGCGAAGAAGAACTAAAAGAAGCTCAAACAGCTATCAAGCTGCTGGGTGGAAAATTTATCGAAGAAAAGGCGATCTTTTTACCGATCACCGGCGATGAACGACATATTATCGTCATCGAAAAGAAAAAAGAAACGCCCAAAAAATATCCCCGCAAACCGGGTGTACCCAATAAACAACCAATCAAATAA
- the ychF gene encoding redox-regulated ATPase YchF, with protein sequence MALTAGIVGLPNVGKSTLFNAITKAGAEAANYPFATIDPNVGMVEVPDWRLQRLTELVHPKKTVPTTFEFTDIAGIVKGASKGEGLGNQFLSHIRQVDAICHVVRCFDDENITHVEGRVDPLEDIDTINLELVLADLESINKRYTRVAKVAKTKDKEAVAELAVLEKIKAALEEGHSARSVEFTEEEQKIVKGLFLLTTKPVLYVANVAEDEVADADNNKYVQEVRNFAASENAEVIVVCARAEEEIAELDDEDKAEFLEAMGIEESGLDQLIRAAYDLLGLATYFTAGEQEVRAWTFRKGMKAPQAAGIIHTDFERGFIRAETVSFEDLDHYGSMHAAKEAGRVRLEGKEYEVRDGDVMLFRFNV encoded by the coding sequence ATGGCTTTAACTGCCGGAATCGTCGGCTTGCCAAACGTCGGCAAATCGACTCTATTTAATGCAATCACGAAAGCAGGCGCGGAAGCAGCCAATTATCCATTTGCTACCATCGATCCGAATGTCGGGATGGTAGAAGTACCGGATTGGCGCTTACAGCGTTTGACAGAACTTGTCCATCCGAAAAAAACCGTACCAACGACTTTTGAATTCACTGATATCGCCGGGATCGTTAAAGGTGCCAGCAAAGGGGAAGGTTTGGGGAACCAATTTCTAAGCCATATCCGCCAAGTGGATGCTATCTGTCATGTGGTCCGCTGTTTCGATGACGAAAACATCACCCACGTAGAAGGTCGAGTAGATCCGTTAGAAGATATCGATACGATCAATCTGGAATTGGTTCTAGCTGACCTTGAGTCCATCAACAAACGCTATACCCGTGTAGCTAAAGTTGCCAAAACCAAAGACAAAGAAGCTGTAGCGGAATTGGCTGTTTTGGAAAAAATCAAAGCTGCTCTTGAAGAAGGACATTCTGCTCGTTCTGTGGAATTTACCGAAGAAGAACAAAAAATCGTCAAAGGATTGTTCCTGTTGACTACCAAGCCGGTATTATATGTTGCCAACGTTGCCGAAGACGAAGTAGCTGACGCGGACAATAACAAATATGTCCAAGAAGTCCGTAATTTTGCTGCCAGCGAAAACGCGGAAGTCATCGTGGTTTGTGCTCGTGCTGAAGAAGAGATCGCGGAATTGGATGACGAAGACAAAGCGGAATTTTTGGAAGCGATGGGAATCGAAGAATCCGGATTGGATCAATTGATCCGTGCGGCGTATGATCTGTTAGGATTAGCGACTTACTTTACTGCCGGCGAACAAGAAGTGCGGGCCTGGACTTTCCGCAAAGGTATGAAAGCTCCTCAAGCAGCCGGGATCATCCACACTGACTTTGAACGCGGCTTTATCCGTGCCGAAACCGTTTCTTTTGAAGATTTGGATCACTACGGCAGCATGCATGCCGCCAAAGAAGCCGGCCGCGTGCGTTTAGAAGGTAAAGAATACGAAGTACGAGACGGCGACGTGATGTTGTTCCGTTTTAATGTCTAA
- a CDS encoding Crp/Fnr family transcriptional regulator yields MDSKVLSDYLNDHSFPVIVKGKKKYLIYEGLQDKHVYILKSGVIKTSVISKDGREFNIEYINGLEIVSLLKDEYSQFIDAPFNIRVESEKAELYRIDRVEFWKHINSNFDLQNYVKDYYRIRLLHSMKKMQQMLMNGKFGAVCTQIYELYDMFGVEVEGKGILIDFIVTNEEIAKFCGIASASSVNRMMQQLKEMGAIEVKNRHIWIKNLEIIKENIIF; encoded by the coding sequence ATGGATAGTAAGGTCTTAAGTGATTATCTTAATGATCATTCATTTCCGGTTATTGTAAAAGGAAAGAAAAAGTATTTGATTTATGAAGGGTTGCAAGACAAACATGTCTACATTTTGAAAAGCGGTGTGATCAAAACCAGTGTCATCTCAAAAGATGGACGGGAATTTAATATCGAGTATATCAATGGGTTAGAGATCGTCTCATTGCTTAAAGATGAGTATTCGCAATTTATCGATGCACCGTTCAATATACGGGTGGAATCGGAGAAAGCGGAGCTCTATCGGATCGACCGCGTGGAATTTTGGAAACACATCAACAGCAATTTTGATCTGCAAAATTATGTAAAAGATTATTATCGGATCCGTCTGCTCCATTCCATGAAAAAGATGCAGCAGATGCTGATGAACGGTAAATTCGGTGCCGTCTGTACCCAGATCTATGAACTATATGATATGTTTGGCGTAGAAGTGGAAGGCAAAGGGATCTTGATCGATTTCATCGTGACAAACGAAGAGATCGCAAAATTTTGCGGGATCGCTTCTGCCAGTTCTGTCAATCGCATGATGCAGCAGCTGAAAGAAATGGGCGCTATCGAGGTCAAAAATCGCCATATTTGGATCAAGAATCTGGAGATCATTAAAGAGAATATTATTTTTTAG
- a CDS encoding DUF1129 domain-containing protein: protein MEPETLRAYVSENRELEKALTKRNQQYIFDLKKSLDAANLSEEEKTIALHEMLPVLVKEQKGGKTARQLFGTVSERTEAILNKPEEVKESTPVLMWLDNTLLLLGLLTIMVGLMSFISRGQGQLYGLLSLILASMAGGWVFYLMYKYIYQYEQKGADKSKRPKIWKTMLILVPAFFLWILIFSSTPWLPSAINPTVDPIILIVIGAASFAVRYYLKKKYNIIGSLSVPRN from the coding sequence ATGGAACCAGAAACTCTGCGCGCGTATGTTTCAGAAAATCGCGAGTTGGAAAAAGCACTGACGAAAAGAAATCAGCAGTATATTTTTGATTTGAAAAAATCATTAGATGCGGCCAATCTTTCTGAAGAAGAAAAAACGATCGCGCTGCATGAAATGCTGCCGGTTTTAGTAAAAGAACAAAAAGGGGGCAAGACTGCACGGCAATTATTCGGAACAGTTTCCGAACGGACCGAAGCGATCTTGAACAAACCCGAAGAAGTCAAAGAATCGACCCCTGTGTTGATGTGGTTGGATAACACGTTGTTATTGCTGGGATTATTGACGATCATGGTAGGCTTGATGTCATTTATCTCCAGAGGACAAGGCCAGCTATACGGACTTCTTTCTCTGATCTTGGCGTCGATGGCAGGAGGCTGGGTCTTCTACCTGATGTACAAGTATATCTACCAATATGAACAAAAAGGCGCGGATAAGAGCAAACGTCCGAAGATATGGAAGACAATGCTGATCTTAGTCCCAGCTTTCTTCTTGTGGATCTTGATTTTCAGCAGTACACCATGGCTGCCATCAGCCATCAATCCGACTGTTGATCCAATCATTCTGATCGTGATCGGTGCCGCTTCGTTTGCCGTGCGTTACTATTTGAAGAAAAAATACAATATCATCGGCAGTTTATCTGTGCCAAGAAATTAG
- the recQ gene encoding DNA helicase RecQ, whose protein sequence is MELTTLLKEKFGYDEFRPGQTEIIQKILDHQNVLGIMPTGGGKSVCYQLPALVLEGLTLVISPLISLMKDQVDALNEMGIPAAFINSSLTMPEINDRLRLAVDGKIKLLYVAPERLESYDFQQLLRHVPIELLAVDEAHCISQWGHDFRPSYLKLADIIQQFDQQPSIVALTATATPQVAEDILQRLLIPKENQVTTGFARENLAFQVVKEQKDTYLLEYLRVNQNQAGIVYASTRKEVERLYHLLKSKNISVGKYHGGMGEQERSKNQEDFLFDRIQVMVATNAFGMGINKSNVRFVIHAQVPGNLESYYQEAGRAGRDGLPSEAILLFAPHDLQIQQFFIDQSEMAIDYKQNEYLKLREMSQYAHSQMCLQRYILRYFGEDGPDCGRCSNCLDDREVIDITIEAQKVLSCVKRMGERFGKSLIGKVLTGSKDQKISQWHFDELPTYGLMKDWSQKEVTQLIDYLTASGFLTPTEGQFPLLKIAPTGIEVLLGKRTVTRKQAPVRTIVKDDALFEELRALRSELAQEQNMPPYVIFSDKTLQELVEKQPQTTLEFLQIKGVGQSKLEKYGAAFLEILKK, encoded by the coding sequence GTGGAACTAACGACATTATTAAAAGAAAAATTCGGATACGATGAATTTCGGCCGGGACAAACGGAGATCATCCAGAAGATCTTGGATCACCAAAATGTACTAGGGATCATGCCGACTGGCGGCGGGAAATCTGTCTGTTATCAATTGCCGGCACTGGTTTTGGAGGGACTGACATTGGTCATCTCGCCATTGATCTCATTGATGAAAGACCAAGTGGACGCGTTAAATGAGATGGGAATCCCGGCGGCTTTCATCAACAGCTCGTTGACGATGCCGGAAATCAATGACCGCTTGCGTCTGGCGGTAGACGGCAAGATCAAATTATTATACGTAGCACCGGAACGTTTAGAGTCTTACGATTTTCAACAATTACTGCGGCATGTACCGATCGAACTATTGGCGGTGGATGAGGCTCACTGTATTTCTCAATGGGGGCACGATTTTCGTCCTAGTTATTTGAAACTGGCGGATATCATCCAGCAATTTGATCAGCAACCGTCGATCGTGGCATTGACCGCCACCGCTACCCCGCAAGTTGCAGAAGATATCCTGCAGCGGCTATTGATTCCGAAAGAAAATCAAGTAACTACCGGTTTTGCCAGAGAAAATCTGGCGTTTCAAGTGGTCAAAGAACAAAAAGATACCTATCTTTTGGAATATTTACGGGTCAATCAAAACCAAGCCGGTATCGTTTATGCCAGTACCCGCAAAGAAGTCGAGCGTTTGTATCATCTGCTGAAAAGCAAAAATATCTCCGTTGGAAAATACCATGGCGGGATGGGAGAACAAGAGCGTTCAAAGAATCAGGAAGATTTTCTTTTTGACCGGATCCAAGTGATGGTAGCTACCAATGCGTTTGGTATGGGTATCAACAAAAGCAACGTCCGCTTTGTGATCCATGCCCAAGTGCCCGGCAATCTGGAATCTTATTATCAAGAAGCCGGCCGGGCCGGACGTGACGGTCTGCCTAGTGAAGCGATCCTGTTGTTTGCGCCTCACGATCTGCAGATCCAGCAGTTTTTTATCGATCAGTCGGAAATGGCGATCGATTACAAACAAAACGAATACTTGAAACTGCGGGAAATGAGTCAATACGCACATTCCCAGATGTGTCTGCAACGCTACATTTTACGTTACTTTGGCGAAGATGGACCAGATTGCGGCCGCTGCAGCAATTGTCTAGATGATCGGGAAGTGATCGACATCACCATAGAAGCACAAAAAGTTTTATCTTGTGTCAAACGGATGGGGGAACGTTTCGGCAAATCATTGATAGGGAAAGTCTTGACCGGCTCCAAAGATCAAAAAATCAGCCAGTGGCATTTCGATGAATTGCCGACTTACGGCTTGATGAAGGACTGGAGCCAAAAAGAAGTGACACAGTTGATCGACTATTTGACGGCATCCGGCTTTTTGACACCGACGGAAGGACAATTTCCGCTGTTGAAGATCGCGCCAACAGGTATCGAGGTATTGTTGGGGAAACGGACAGTCACTCGCAAGCAAGCGCCAGTTCGCACGATCGTTAAAGATGATGCCCTCTTTGAAGAATTGCGGGCATTGCGCTCGGAATTGGCACAAGAACAAAATATGCCGCCTTATGTGATCTTTTCCGATAAAACACTGCAAGAATTGGTAGAGAAACAGCCTCAGACTACACTGGAATTTCTACAAATCAAAGGTGTAGGACAAAGCAAATTAGAAAAATACGGCGCGGCCTTTTTAGAAATCTTAAAAAAATAA
- the guaB gene encoding IMP dehydrogenase, translated as MSNWETKFAKKGLTFDDVLLIPAESHVLPNEVDMHVQLAKNIRLNIPIISASMDTVTDSKMAIAMARQGGLGVIHKNMSIEAQADEVRKVKRSESGVIIDPFFLTPEHLVADAEHLMAKYRISGVPIVETMENRKLVGIITNRDMRFVTDYRIPIAEVMTKDNLVTAPVGTKLADAENILQKHKIEKLPIVDENERLSGLITIKDIEKVIEFPNAAKDEHGRLLVAAAVGVTSDTFERAEALLEAGVDAIVIDTAHGHSAGVIRKIKEIRETFPEAILIAGNVATAEATKALYDVGVDVVKVGIGPGSICTTRVVAGVGVPQLTAIYDAASVARQYGKAIIADGGIKYSGDIVKALAAGGHAVMLGSMLAGTDESPGEFEIYQGRRFKTYRGMGSLGAMEKGSSDRYFQGGVNEANKLVPEGIEGRVAYKGSVSDIIFQMIGGLKSGMGYVGAADLGQLRENAQFVQMSGNGLKESHPHDVQITKEAPNYSVES; from the coding sequence ATGTCCAACTGGGAAACAAAATTCGCGAAAAAAGGTTTAACTTTTGATGATGTACTGCTGATACCAGCAGAAAGTCATGTTCTGCCGAATGAGGTAGATATGCACGTGCAGCTAGCTAAAAATATTCGGTTGAACATCCCTATCATCAGTGCCAGTATGGATACAGTAACTGACAGCAAGATGGCGATCGCGATGGCAAGACAAGGCGGTCTAGGCGTGATCCACAAGAACATGAGCATCGAAGCGCAGGCAGATGAAGTCCGCAAAGTAAAACGTTCCGAAAGCGGCGTGATCATCGATCCATTTTTCCTGACACCGGAACATCTAGTAGCCGATGCAGAACACTTGATGGCAAAATACCGCATCAGCGGCGTGCCGATCGTAGAAACGATGGAAAACCGCAAGTTAGTGGGGATCATCACTAACCGGGATATGCGTTTTGTTACAGATTATCGCATTCCTATCGCTGAAGTCATGACCAAAGACAACTTAGTGACCGCTCCAGTGGGTACAAAATTAGCAGATGCCGAAAACATCCTGCAAAAACACAAAATCGAAAAACTGCCGATCGTAGACGAAAACGAACGTCTAAGTGGTTTGATCACCATCAAAGATATCGAAAAAGTCATCGAATTCCCAAATGCGGCTAAAGATGAACATGGCCGTTTATTGGTAGCTGCCGCAGTCGGCGTGACCAGCGATACATTCGAACGGGCAGAAGCATTATTGGAAGCCGGTGTGGATGCGATCGTCATTGATACCGCACACGGACACAGTGCTGGTGTGATCCGTAAGATCAAAGAAATTCGCGAAACTTTCCCAGAAGCAATATTGATCGCCGGTAATGTGGCGACCGCTGAAGCAACGAAAGCATTGTATGATGTCGGCGTTGACGTGGTAAAAGTCGGGATCGGACCAGGTTCGATCTGTACGACACGTGTCGTTGCGGGGGTCGGAGTCCCTCAATTGACTGCTATTTATGACGCTGCGTCTGTTGCTCGTCAATACGGCAAAGCAATCATCGCAGACGGCGGGATCAAATATTCCGGTGATATCGTCAAAGCATTGGCAGCCGGTGGACATGCGGTTATGCTGGGAAGCATGCTGGCAGGTACCGATGAATCTCCAGGTGAATTTGAAATCTATCAAGGACGCCGTTTCAAAACTTATCGTGGTATGGGTTCATTAGGTGCGATGGAAAAAGGTTCTAGTGACCGTTACTTCCAAGGCGGCGTCAATGAAGCCAATAAATTAGTCCCAGAAGGTATCGAAGGACGAGTAGCTTACAAGGGCAGTGTGTCAGACATCATCTTCCAAATGATCGGTGGATTGAAATCCGGTATGGGTTACGTTGGCGCAGCTGATCTTGGACAATTGCGGGAAAATGCCCAATTCGTTCAAATGAGCGGCAACGGTTTGAAAGAATCCCACCCTCATGATGTCCAAATCACTAAAGAAGCACCAAACTACTCAGTGGAATCTTAA
- a CDS encoding ParB/RepB/Spo0J family partition protein: MKNKGKGLGRGIDALFQDLANLEDVDVKKEVVVEIPLNELRPNPYQPRKTFDEASLQELAASIAQSGVFQPIIVRKSAVKGYEIIAGERRFRASKLAAKEAIPAIIREFDEEAMMQVAVLENLQREDLNPLEEAEAYDMLMKNLKLTQAEVAERLGKSRPYIANYLRLLSLPKLVKEMVQDERLSMGQARTLLGLKKKDQILKLANRCVKENLTVRQLEQLVAQMNEAKEEKKTPRIAKVKPYYLRESEERLMDKFGTNVEIQEKDGKGKIEIEYLSQNDLTRILDILNIHFDEA, from the coding sequence GTGAAAAATAAAGGCAAGGGCTTAGGCCGCGGTATCGACGCGCTGTTCCAGGATTTAGCCAATCTGGAAGACGTTGATGTCAAAAAAGAAGTCGTCGTAGAGATCCCGTTGAATGAGTTGCGCCCTAATCCGTATCAACCGCGGAAAACTTTCGATGAAGCTTCCTTGCAGGAATTGGCGGCATCTATCGCCCAATCCGGCGTGTTCCAACCGATCATCGTCCGCAAATCCGCCGTCAAAGGTTATGAGATCATTGCCGGTGAGCGTCGTTTCCGTGCTTCCAAATTAGCAGCTAAAGAAGCGATCCCCGCCATCATCCGTGAATTCGACGAAGAAGCGATGATGCAAGTAGCTGTTTTGGAAAACTTGCAGCGGGAAGATCTGAATCCGCTGGAAGAAGCCGAAGCGTATGACATGCTGATGAAAAATCTGAAATTGACCCAAGCGGAAGTCGCGGAACGTCTAGGCAAAAGCCGTCCGTATATCGCTAATTATCTGCGTTTGCTTTCATTGCCGAAATTAGTCAAAGAAATGGTCCAAGACGAACGACTGTCGATGGGACAAGCTCGGACATTATTAGGTCTGAAAAAGAAAGACCAGATCTTGAAGCTGGCCAACCGTTGTGTCAAAGAAAATCTGACTGTCCGCCAATTGGAGCAATTAGTCGCGCAAATGAACGAAGCCAAAGAAGAGAAGAAAACGCCTCGCATCGCCAAAGTTAAACCTTACTACTTGCGAGAAAGCGAAGAGCGTTTGATGGATAAATTCGGGACCAATGTCGAGATCCAAGAAAAAGACGGCAAAGGAAAGATCGAAATCGAATATCTTTCCCAGAACGATCTGACACGGATCTTGGATATCCTGAACATCCATTTTGATGAAGCCTAA